GTAACTTTTTTAATTTGTATAGCTATATATTAATCCCTTGTCTAATGAAAGCTTAATAAAATTAAAACCTTAATTAAACAAATATATCGCCAAAATTTGAAATATAATAATTTTTGATTAAATAAAAAAAATTATTCAGAGTAAAAATTTTTATACCATTTAGCAAATTTAACAATACCTTCTTCAAGATTAGTGGTTGGAGTAAACCCTATCCAATCAAATAATCTTTTGGTATCTGCTGCTGTCGCAACTACATCACCTTGTTGCAATGGGTGAAATTCTTTTATAGCTTTTTTACCCAATGCATTTTCCAACAAATCAATAAAGTGCATTAATTTCACTGGCTTACTATTGCCTATATTAAAAACCCTGTGAGGAGCAAATGATGTTGAAGAATCTGGGCATTCGGTTTTAAAAGAATTATTTGTTGTCGCAGGTTTGAAACAGCATTTTTTTAAACCTTCTACAATATCACTTATAAAAGTAAAGTCTCTCTTCATATTGCCATTATTAAATATTTTAATGGGTTCTCTTTTTAAAATAGAGTTAGCAAAAATCATTGGGGCCATATCTGGTCTTCCCCAGGGTCCATAAACTGTAAAGAACCTTAACCCTGTAGATGGTATTCCATAAAGATGACTATATGCGTGAGCCATCATTTCATTTGATTTTTTTGTCGCCGCATATAAACTTACAGGGTGATCTACAGATTGATTCTCAACAAATGGTAAATTTGTATTCCCTCCATAAACTGAACTACTAGAAGCATAAACAAAATTTGAAATTGAGAACCACCTACATAATTCAAGTATATTTGCAAATCCTACTAAATTTGATTCTATGTAAGAACCTGGATTTATTATTGAATATCTAACCCCGGCTTGTGCAGCAAGATGTACTACGATTTCTGGACTATATTTCTCAAAAAGCTTTTTTATAGAATTATAGTCAGTAATATTTAATTCAAAAAAAATAAAGGATCCTGAAAATTTTTTCGAAGATTCTTCAATCCTTGATAATCTTGATTTCTTTAAATTTTGATCATAGTAATTATTTAAATTATCAATTCCGATTACAAAGTGACCTCCCTTAATTAATTCAATCGCTAATTCTGCTCCAATAAATCCAGCGGCTCCAGTTACTAAAAATCTTTTCTGTTTATAACTCATTATTAAAAGTCATAGAGAATATAATAAAATTTATAATAATTAATCTGATTTAAGAAATTCAAATTTAGAAAAATTATTTATATTATAAAGATATTTAAATTTGCCATTTGTAAAAATCATTTTTGATAATAGCATTAAAATAAAGTCTTTACGCCATTTATAAATATATAAAATCCATGAAATAATATGTAATCTAGCCGTTTTATTGAAAAAAATTGATTTTAAAATACCATTAGTTTGCGATGACTGAAACCTACCTTTATGTATTACTGACAATTTAGGATCGTATAAAACATTTTTTTTTGATTCTCTGGCCTGCCTACACAAATCAACATCTTCAAAATATAAGAAATACCTTTCATCAAATCCACCAATAGATTCAAAAAATTCTCTTGAAACAAATAAACAACATCCAGATAACCAATCTACTAAAACCGGCTCATCTTTAGAAGGCGATTGATAAATTACGCTTTTATAATTTTTAATATATTTATTATTAAAAATTAATCTATAAACTTTTCCAATCTTTTTTAAGTGACTTATTGGTTTGAAAAGGATTGAAGCAGGTGCAAAGCTAAAATAGGAATTATGAATAAAACCATCTTCTGAGTATATTTTTGGGGCACTAATGGCAACATTATATTTTTTGTTTTTTATATATTTCAAATGATTAAACAAATCCTCTTTTTTAGTATTAGAAAAATCAGTATCGCAATTTATAAATAATAATATTTCAGAAAACGATTGTGACGCAGCGAAGTTACAAGCAGATGCAAATCCATCATTTTTTTTTGATGGAATATACTTAATATTAAAATATTGTGAACTTAAATTATTAACTTCCTTTTGAAAATTATTTATTTCATCAATTGAAGTGTAACAAAAAGAATTATCTCTTATAAAAATATTTATATTAACTTTTTCCTTTAATAAAAGAACTTTTAAAGAATTTATGCTCTTAAGTGTATCTTTAAAGCTAAAGAAATTTATATAAATTAAATCAATCTCTAACATAATAAGTTTTGTCTTAATTTAAATTAATTTTTCTCTTTTAAAATATTGTTAAAATTAGTATTTAATAATAACCATCCACTCAACAGATAAAAAAAGAAAGTAGGAAAATAAAAAGCGGCGTTGATAATACCATTAGTAGCTTGAAATGTGATAAAAGTGGAAATTAAAAACACTGATGTAAAAGTTTGTTTTGTTTTAATAGCATAAAATAATAATAATAAAATTAACGCAATGAATAAAAGTCCAAATAGAATTCCAAATTTTTGCAAAACATCTGGGAAAAAACTAAATGTAAGATATTGATTCTCATATGGACCAATTAAAGGAAGCCTATCAAAATGAGATTCAAAGAAATGAATGATTCTCAAAAATCTTGGAGCATTAATATCATAAGGATCAAATATATCTAATTCTGTAGTATTTCTAGAAATAGAAAAAATAGATTTCAATCTTAAAAGGGGGCTATTATAAAGAAAAATTGAAATAGTTAAGAATAGAGAATTTAAAATTATATTAATTTTATTCCTTTTTTTCTTTATGATTTCTTTTAATAGAAAAATGAATATAAGGAATATAAATGAAACTCTTGAATAAGTATATATTAAAAGAATTGAAGAAATAATAAGTAATAAATTCTTAGATATAAATTTAGGTATAAATTCTCTGTAATATATACAAATAAGAATTACAAGGGCAAAGAGAAAAGAGCTACTTACAGAACTTGTAAAAATACCACTAAATCTATAAAAAACAGGATTAATACTTCCACCAGATGAAATAATTGTGTTTGTTTCTCCGAAATCCGAAGGGAAAGCACCAATAAATTGAAAAAATATATATGCGATGTTTAAAAATGTTAAATAAATTATTGAATGGATTACATATATTGGGGAATTACGCGAAAGGTAAGCAATCGAAAGAGGTATAATTATATTTGCAATTTCATAAAGACTGTCAACAAATGATCTATATTCCTGACTAAATATTGAGTTAAAAAAAATCATAAATAAAACTATCATTAAATAAAATAAAAAATATTTAAGTTTTATTTTGTAAACTTTTTCCCCTGTAGTTTTTTTTATGATAAATAAAGCTATTAGAGCTACAGATAAAAAAACGTATAAAGAGAAAAATGGTCTTATTGGCAAACTACCAGAAAATTTAATTCCAAAAACATAACATAATAAAGAAATAGGATTAGCTAACAAAAATAAAATTATTTTTTCTGTATTAAATATATATTTTGAAAAAGAATTAATCACTTATTAAAGTATTATTTATAATAATAATAATAATAACTTAATCGTTAAAAAGAATAATGAAATTAATAGTTTTCGAGCTAAATGAAATACCTAAACGAATACTAGATGATTTTGAAATAAAAAAAAAGGTATTTAAGAAATTCAGAAAAAAAGCATATAATTTCAAGACATTCGTAGAAGATGATCCAATATTATCCCCTTGGACTACATGGCCTACAGTTCATCTTGGTCAAAAACAAAGAATTCATCAGATTGAGGATCTAGGACAAGAAATTGATCAAAACAACTCAAAATATAAGCCAATTTGGGCTGAACTCAAAGAAGAAAAATTTGAAGTTGGTGTTTATGGATCTCTACACTCAAGTAACATTCCAAAAGATATACAAGAATATTCTTTTTATATTGGAGATTGTTTTGGGAATAACCCTATTGCTAATCCAAAACAAGCTATAGATTTCAATAGATTTCAACAATCTATTATTAAAAAAAATTCTAGGGAAATTCAAAAAAAATTAGGTTCATTTGAATTAAATGGAGTTAGAGCTCTTAAAAAATTAGGAGTATTAGGAATTTCATCTTTATCAATACTAAAACAATTATTAAGTGAAATAATTAATAGAGATAGAGTGTCTAGAAGAAGGGACCTGATGGTAGAAATAAACTATTTTATATTTAGAAAATTATTGAAAAATTGCAAACCTCACTTTTCAACATTCTTTGCAAATAATGTAGCAGCAAGCATGCATAGATATTGGGAAGCTTCTTACCCTGAAGACTATAAAAAAAATATTCAAGATCCAG
This window of the Prochlorococcus sp. MIT 1314 genome carries:
- a CDS encoding glycosyltransferase family 2 protein; the protein is MLEIDLIYINFFSFKDTLKSINSLKVLLLKEKVNINIFIRDNSFCYTSIDEINNFQKEVNNLSSQYFNIKYIPSKKNDGFASACNFAASQSFSEILLFINCDTDFSNTKKEDLFNHLKYIKNKKYNVAISAPKIYSEDGFIHNSYFSFAPASILFKPISHLKKIGKVYRLIFNNKYIKNYKSVIYQSPSKDEPVLVDWLSGCCLFVSREFFESIGGFDERYFLYFEDVDLCRQARESKKNVLYDPKLSVIHKGRFQSSQTNGILKSIFFNKTARLHIISWILYIYKWRKDFILMLLSKMIFTNGKFKYLYNINNFSKFEFLKSD
- a CDS encoding NAD-dependent epimerase/dehydratase family protein, yielding MSYKQKRFLVTGAAGFIGAELAIELIKGGHFVIGIDNLNNYYDQNLKKSRLSRIEESSKKFSGSFIFFELNITDYNSIKKLFEKYSPEIVVHLAAQAGVRYSIINPGSYIESNLVGFANILELCRWFSISNFVYASSSSVYGGNTNLPFVENQSVDHPVSLYAATKKSNEMMAHAYSHLYGIPSTGLRFFTVYGPWGRPDMAPMIFANSILKREPIKIFNNGNMKRDFTFISDIVEGLKKCCFKPATTNNSFKTECPDSSTSFAPHRVFNIGNSKPVKLMHFIDLLENALGKKAIKEFHPLQQGDVVATAADTKRLFDWIGFTPTTNLEEGIVKFAKWYKNFYSE